One Pseudobutyrivibrio xylanivorans genomic window, CCATCTCTGTCTGAAGAGTTGGCTGATAACCAACGGCTGAAGGCATACGACCAAGGAGGGCTGAAACCTCTGAACCAGCCTGAGTAAAACGGAAGATATTATCGATGAAAAGAAGTACGTCCTTTCCACCTTTATCTCTAAAGTACTCAGCCATTGTAAGTCCAGTTAGACCAACTCTCATTCTGGCTCCTGGTGGCTCGTTCATCTGACCGAAAACCATGCAGGTCTTGTCTATAACGCCTGACTCCTTCATTTCATAGTAAAGGTCATTACCCTCACGGGTACGCTCACCTACACCTGTGAATACTGAGTATCCACCGTGCTCTGTAGCAATATTATGGATAAGCTCTTGGATAAGTACGGTTTTACCTACACCGGCACCACCGAACAGTCCAATCTTACCACCCTTCTGGTAAGGACAAAGAAGGTCAACGACCTTAATACCTGTTTCAAGCATTTCTGTTGAAGTTGCCTGTTCCTCAAAGGTTGGAGCCTTTCTGTGAATAGGGCTGTGCTCAACACCCTCCGGTGCTGGCTGCTCATCGATTGGCTCACCAAGTACGTTGAAGATACGTCCCAATGTAGCCTCACCAACAGGAACCGTAATAGGTGCACCTGTGGCGGTTACATCCATTCCACGTACCAAACCATCTGTAGGACCCATGGCAATACAACGAACTGTATCGTCACCCAAGTGCTGTGCTACCTCAACAACCAGTTTCTCTCCGTTTGCTCTGGTAATTTCAAGAGCATCATTGATTTCTGGAAGCTCGCCTTCGGCGAACTTTACGTCAAGTACCGCACCGATAATCTGAGTGATTTTACCAATATTATTTGCCATTTTTTCACTCCTATCTGTTCTTTAGTTACGAAAGTGCTTCTGCACCAGCGATAATCTCGGTCAACTCCTGAGTAATTGATCCCTGGCGGGCACGATTGTATTTTAATGATAGATCACTAATGATTTCCTCAGCATTATTTGTGGCTGAATCCATGGCTTGCATTCTAGCGCCATTTTCTGAAGCAATAGCTTCAACCAATGCACCGTACACAAGTGAGGTTACATACTTAGGAACGATAAGATCAAGTGCCTCCTCTTCGTTCGGCTCGAAGTTCATAAGAGCTTCAGCCGCTGAAGACTTAGCTGCCTCAACATCCTCCTCTGCAATCTCTGCTGGAAGTAGCTTCATAAGCTTTGGAATCTGGCTAACTGTGTTTTTGAAGTGAGTATAAACAAGATAAATCTGTCCAATTTCCCCACTTGCATAAGCCGTAAGAACATCTTTACAAATGTTCATGGCATCTGCATAGGTTGGTGCCTCCATTACTGGAGAATAGTCCTTAGCCACCTCATATCCCTTGTGGGCAAGGCTATCACCGCCCTTGTGACCTACTACGTAAAGCTTAACATCCTCGGCCTTTAAGTCTGAGCCAGTAATCATCTTTACAATATTTGAATTGTATCCACCTGCAAGACCACGGTTGGATGTGATGACGATAACACCAATCTTTTCCGAGCCATTGTCCCTAAGATACTTATTGTTTACTGAACCAGCCTTTGCGAGCATACTACAAATCGTATTGTACATTGCATTAAAATACGGTGTAGTCTGCTCTGCTTTAGCACGAGCCTTTTGGAGCTTTACCGTAGAAACAAGCTTCATGGCCTTAGTGATCTGCTGAGTGCTACTTACACTCTGTTTTCTTCTTTTTATGTCTCTCATTGAGGCCATAACAGATCACCCTCCTTACTTGTTGTAGGTCTTTTTACACTCCTCGATAGCCGAAATTAGCTTCTTTTCCATGTCGTCCTCGAGGACCTTAGTGCTTCTAATAGCCTCTGGAACTTCTGGATACTTGGTATCAACCAAATCAAACAGAGCCTTCTCAAAAGCCTGAATGTCTGCTGTTGGAATATCAAGCAAATATTTCTTAGTAGCAGCATAGATAATCATAATCTGATACTCTACTGGCATTGGAGCATACTGTGGCTGCTTCAACATCTCTTTGATTCTTTCACCTTGAGCAAGCTTTTCAGCTGTATCTGCATCAAGCTCTGAACCAAACTGTGCGAAAGCAGCAAGCTCACGGTACTGAGCAAGCTCTACACGGATAGGAGCTGCAATTTTCTTCATAGCCTTAATCTGAGCAGAACCACCTACACGGGATACTGAAAGACCTGCGTTTACGGCTGGTCTGAAACCTGCATTAAATGCTTCTGTCTCAAGATAAATCTGACCATCAGTAATTGAGATAACGTTTGTAGGGATGTATGCAGATACATCTCCTGCCTGTGTCTCGATGATAGGTAATGCTGTAAGTGAGCCTCCGCCCAACTTATCAGAAAGTCTAGCTGCACGCTCAAGTAGTCTTGAGTGGAGGTAGAATACATCACCTGGATAAGCCTCACGTCCTGGTGGACGACGAAGAAGTAATGAAAGTGTACGATAAGCAGTAGCGTGCTTACTTAAATCATCATAGATGATAAGTACATCCTGTCCATTCTCCATCCACTCCTCACCGATAGCGCATCCTGAATAAGGAGCGATATACTGAAGTGGTGCAAGCTCTGATGCTGTAGCTGCAACTACTGTTGTCCAAGCCATAGCACCATATTCTTCCAAAGTCTTAACAAGGGCTGCAACTGTTGATGCCTTCTGGCCAATCGCAACGTAAATACACTTTACGCCCTGCCCCTTCTGATTGATGATTGTATCAATAGCAATAGCAGTCTTACCAGTCTGTCTATCACCGATAATAAGCTCACGCTGTCCACGTCCAATAGGAATCATGGAGTCGATAGCTTTAATACCTGTCTGCAGCGGAGTATCTACGGATTTACGAGAGATAACGCCTGATGCAACACGCTCGATAGGACGGAATTTTGAAGAATCAATAGGTCCTTTTCCATCGATAGGCTGTCCCAATGCATTAACTACACGTCCAAGCATTGCGTCTCCAACTGGAACCTCAACAACACGACCTGTTGTTTTAACCTGATCGCCCTCGTTGATATTCTTATCGTTTCCTAAAAGAACACAACCAACATTGTCTTCCTCAAGGTTTAAGACCATGCCGTAAACTTCGCCAGGGAACTCTAAAAGCTCACCCTGCATAGCGTTTTGTAATCCGTGAATACGTGCGATTCCATCGGCAACCTGAATAACAGTTCCTACATCTGCCACGTCAAGCTGCGCTGCATAGCGTTTCATTTGCTCTTTAATAACCGAGCTAATCTCTTCTGGTTTTAAATTCATGGAGCGCATTCACCTACTTTCAATTGAATATTTGATAACTCGTGTGACAATTTACTAATTTGAGTCTTGATAGAACTATCAACGACTCTATCCTTAATGCGAATTACCATGCCCCCGATTAACTCAGGGTCTACTGTATAATCCATAACAAATGAACTATAAGCGGTAGTTTCTAATAAACGCTTCTCGACATCATTTTTCTGAGCATCGGTAAGCTCAAATGGTGTTGAAATAAAGGCACGTCCGATTTTCTTATAATCGTATACTCTTTCGATGAAGTATTTTAATACGTCCTCTATATCTTTAATGTGGTCCTTCTCCTCAAGCATTCTAAGTAGACCAACCATTTCACCACTTACTCTGCCCTTGAAAATCTCGTCGATAATCTGAAGCTTTTCTTCTTTATTGATCTTAGGATGATTCATCATTTGAGAAAAGCCGTCGTTTGTTTTTACAACTTCTATTACGCCCTCGGCTTCCTGTAAGAAGTCGTCGACCTTTCCTGTTTCCACGGCTAGCTCAAACAACGCATCACCATATACGTTTGAGACTAATTTAGCCATGTTTTTTCACCCATTTCCTTAAGTGTCTGCTCTACTAAGGTATTCTGAATAGTTGTATCCATGTTAGCAGCAACAACCTTCTGTGCTAAAACTGCAGCAACAGAAATCATCTCCTGCTTAACCTCGTCTGCAACCTTCT contains:
- the atpD gene encoding F0F1 ATP synthase subunit beta is translated as MANNIGKITQIIGAVLDVKFAEGELPEINDALEITRANGEKLVVEVAQHLGDDTVRCIAMGPTDGLVRGMDVTATGAPITVPVGEATLGRIFNVLGEPIDEQPAPEGVEHSPIHRKAPTFEEQATSTEMLETGIKVVDLLCPYQKGGKIGLFGGAGVGKTVLIQELIHNIATEHGGYSVFTGVGERTREGNDLYYEMKESGVIDKTCMVFGQMNEPPGARMRVGLTGLTMAEYFRDKGGKDVLLFIDNIFRFTQAGSEVSALLGRMPSAVGYQPTLQTEMGALQERITSTKNGSITSVQAVYVPADDLTDPAPATTFAHLDATTVLERSIAELGIYPAVDPLGSTSRILDPRIVGQEHFQVARGVQEILQKYKELQDIIAILGMDELSEEDKLVVNRARKIQRFLSQPFFVAGQFTGLEGKYVPIAETVRGFKEILEGKHDDIPESYFLNAGTIDEVRAKMNAK
- the atpG gene encoding ATP synthase F1 subunit gamma — translated: MASMRDIKRRKQSVSSTQQITKAMKLVSTVKLQKARAKAEQTTPYFNAMYNTICSMLAKAGSVNNKYLRDNGSEKIGVIVITSNRGLAGGYNSNIVKMITGSDLKAEDVKLYVVGHKGGDSLAHKGYEVAKDYSPVMEAPTYADAMNICKDVLTAYASGEIGQIYLVYTHFKNTVSQIPKLMKLLPAEIAEEDVEAAKSSAAEALMNFEPNEEEALDLIVPKYVTSLVYGALVEAIASENGARMQAMDSATNNAEEIISDLSLKYNRARQGSITQELTEIIAGAEALS
- the atpA gene encoding F0F1 ATP synthase subunit alpha, whose product is MNLKPEEISSVIKEQMKRYAAQLDVADVGTVIQVADGIARIHGLQNAMQGELLEFPGEVYGMVLNLEEDNVGCVLLGNDKNINEGDQVKTTGRVVEVPVGDAMLGRVVNALGQPIDGKGPIDSSKFRPIERVASGVISRKSVDTPLQTGIKAIDSMIPIGRGQRELIIGDRQTGKTAIAIDTIINQKGQGVKCIYVAIGQKASTVAALVKTLEEYGAMAWTTVVAATASELAPLQYIAPYSGCAIGEEWMENGQDVLIIYDDLSKHATAYRTLSLLLRRPPGREAYPGDVFYLHSRLLERAARLSDKLGGGSLTALPIIETQAGDVSAYIPTNVISITDGQIYLETEAFNAGFRPAVNAGLSVSRVGGSAQIKAMKKIAAPIRVELAQYRELAAFAQFGSELDADTAEKLAQGERIKEMLKQPQYAPMPVEYQIMIIYAATKKYLLDIPTADIQAFEKALFDLVDTKYPEVPEAIRSTKVLEDDMEKKLISAIEECKKTYNK
- the atpH gene encoding ATP synthase F1 subunit delta, which gives rise to MAKLVSNVYGDALFELAVETGKVDDFLQEAEGVIEVVKTNDGFSQMMNHPKINKEEKLQIIDEIFKGRVSGEMVGLLRMLEEKDHIKDIEDVLKYFIERVYDYKKIGRAFISTPFELTDAQKNDVEKRLLETTAYSSFVMDYTVDPELIGGMVIRIKDRVVDSSIKTQISKLSHELSNIQLKVGECAP